A genomic stretch from Gopherus flavomarginatus isolate rGopFla2 chromosome 3, rGopFla2.mat.asm, whole genome shotgun sequence includes:
- the PCDH18 gene encoding protocadherin-18 isoform X1: MNCKNLQMHQISSKMHFMFLFVLMIISFSKDVLGKNLKYRIYEEQRVGSVIARLSEDVADVLFKIPNPSSVRFRAMQRGNSPLLVVREDNGEISIGAKIDREQLCQKNLNCSIEFDVITLPTEHLQLFHVEVEVLDINDNSPQFSRSLIPIEISESAAVGTRIPLDSAFDPDVGENSLHTYSLSENDFFNIEVRTRTDGAKYAELIVVRELDRELKSSYELQLTASDMGVPQRSGSSILKISISDSNDNSPVFEQQSYIIQLLENSPVGTLLIDLNATDPDEGANGKVMYSFSSHVSSKIIETFKIDSEKGHLTLLTQVDYEITKSYEIDAQAQDLGPNSIPAHCKIIIKIVDVNDNKPEINLNLMSPGNEEIAHISEGSPVDTFVAIVRVQDKDSGVNGEIVCKLHGHGHFKLQKTYENNYLILTNATLDREKRSEYSLTVIAEDKGTPSLSTVKHFSVQINDENDNPPRFQTNRYEVVILENNSPGAYITSVTATDPDLGDNGQVTYTILESFILGSSITTYVTIDPSNGAIYALRTFDHEEVNQIAFVVQARDGGSQQLVSNTTVVLTIIDENDNAPVIVGPALRNNTAEISIPKNAESGFHVTRIKAIDRDSGMNSELSCSIIADNEENIFVMDPRSCDIYMNVSIESVLSKEWEFFVIVQDKGSPPLSTKALLKCTVLEYVYPIPSTEATFISQPSLDVSMITIISLGSICAVLLVIMVIFATRCNREKKDTRSYNCRVAESTYQHHPKRPSRQIHKGDITLVPTVNGTLPIRSHHRASPSSSPTLERGQMSSRQSHHSHQSLNSLVTISSNHVPENFSLELTHATPAVEQVSQLLSMLHQGQYQPRPSFRGNKYSRSYRYALQDMDKFSLKDSGRGDSEAGDSDYDLGRDSPIDRLLGEGFSDLFLTDGRIPAAMRLCTEECRVLGHSDQCWMPPLPSPSSDYRSNMFIPGEEFQPQQQQQQQQAFEEDSQPVESNEKKKSFSTFGKDCQNEEESEDICTSSLLSEMSSVFQRLLPPSLDTYTECNEMNRSNSLERRKGHLPAKTVSYPQGVAAWAASTHFQNPANNTGVMLGTHSSAQPSSKWLPAMEEIPENYEEDDFDNVLNHLSDGKHELMDASELVAEINKLLQDVRQN, translated from the exons ATGAATTGCAAAAACTTACAAATGCACCAAATCAGTAGCAAAATGCACTTTATGTTCCTTTTTGTACTGATGATAATATCTTTCAGTAAAGATGTGCTAGGCAAGAATTTGAAATACAGGATTTATGAAGAGCAGAGAGTTGGATCAGTAATTGCAAGACTATCAGAGGATGTAgctgatgttttatttaaaattcctAACCCTTCTTCAGTTCGTTTTCGAGCCATGCAAAGAGGGAATTCTCCCTTACTTGTAGTCCGAGAGGATAATGGAGAAATCAGCATAGGAGCTAAAATTGACCGGGAACAACTCTGCCAGAAAAACTTAAACTGCTCTATAGAGTTTGATGTGATTACTTTGCCTACTGAACATCTGCAGCTTTTCCATGTTGAAGTTGAAGTGCTGGATATTAATGACAACTCTCCCCAGTTTTCCAGATCTCTCATCCCTATTGAAATATCAGAGAGTGCAGCTGTAGGAACCCGGATCCCTTTGGACAGTGCTTTTGATCCAGATGTTGGGGAAAATTCTCTGCACACTTATTCACTgtctgaaaatgatttttttaatattgaagTGCGAACAAGGACTGATGGTGCCAAATATGCAGAACTCATTGTGGTTAGAGAATTGGACCGGGAGTTGAAGTCAAGCTACGAACTTCAACTCACTGCTTCAGATATGGGGGTACCTCAGCGATCTGGATCGTCTATCCTAAAAATAAGTATTTCTGATTCTAATGATAACAGTCCTGTTTTTGAGCAACAATCATATATAATTCAGCTCTTAGAAAATTCACCAGTGGGTACTTTGCTCATAGACCTCAATGCTACTGATCCAGATGAGGGCGCTAATGGTAAAGTCATGTATTCTTTCAGTAGTCATGTGTCTTCCAAAATTATAGAGACTTTTAAAATAGACTCAGAGAAAGGCCATTTGACCCTCCTGACACAAGTGGACTATGAAATCACCAAATCCTATGAAATTGATGCCCAAGCTCAAGATTTGGGTCCAAATTCTATCCCAGCTCACTGCAAAATTATCATTAAAATTGTGGATGTCAACGACAACAAACCTGAAATTAATTTAAACCTGATGTCCCCTGGGAATGAGGAAATAGCTCACATTTCTGAAGGGTCACCTGTGGACACTTTTGTTGCCATAGTCAGGGTGCAAGACAAGGACTCTGGCGTGAATGGAGAGATAGTTTGCAAGCTTCATGGGCATGGCCACTTTAAACTTCAAAAGACTTATGAAAATAACTATTTAATTTTGACTAATGCTACTCTAGATAGAGAAAAGAGATCTGAATATAGTTTGACTGTAATAGCTGAAGACAAAGGGACACCAAGTCTCTCCACAGTGAAACATTTTAGTGTCCAAATCAATGATGAAAATGACAACCCACCCCGCTTCCAGACAAACAGATATGAAGTTGTTATCTTAGAAAATAACTCTCCAGGTGCATACATCACATCTGTCACAGCCACAGATCCAGATTTAGGGGACAATGGACAGGTCACATACACTATTTTGGAAAGCtttattttgggaagttctatAACCACCTATGTGACCATTGACCCATCCAATGGTGCAATCTATGCACTCAGAACTTTTGATCATGAAGAAGTAAATCAGATTGCCTTTGTGGTTCAAGCTAGAGATGGAGGGAGTCAGCAACTTGTTAGTAATACCACAGTTGTGCTAACTATCATTGATGAAAATGATAATGCTCCTGTCATTGTGGGACCAGCACTACGCAATAACACTGCAGAAATCTCAATCCCTAAAAATGCTGAGAGTGGCTTCCATGTGACTAGGATAAAGGCTATAGACAGAGACTCTGGTATGAACTCAGAACTAAGCTGTTCCATAATAGCTGACAATGAAGAAAACATATTTGTAATGGACCCAAGATCATGTGACATCTATATGAATGTTAGCATAGAATCTGTTTTATCTAAAGAATGGGAATTTTTTGTGATAGTTCAGGATAAAGGCAGCCCTCCACTCAGTACCAAAGCACTTCTGAAATGTACTGTTTTGGAATATGTTTATCCAATTCCAAGCACAGAAGCTACTTTTATTAGCCAGCCCTCTCTGGATGTTTCTATGATAACAATTATATCACTTGGATCAATATGTGCAGTGTTGTTGGTCATTATGGTTATCTTTGCTACAAGATGCAATCGAGAGAAAAAGGATACAAGATCCTACAACTGCCGTGTGGCAGAATCAACTTACCAGCACCACCCAAAAAGACCATCAAGACAGATTCACAAAGGTGACATTACACTTGTACCTACTGTTAATGGCACTTTACCCATCAGATCTCACCACAGAGCTTCTCCTTCATCATCTCCAACCTTAGAAAGAGGACAAATGAGCAGCCGACAAAGCCATCATAGTCACCAATCACTTAACAGTCTAGTGACAATCTCATCAAATCATGTGCCAGAGAATTTCTCACTGGAACTGACCCATGCTACTCCTGCTGTTGAG caGGTCTCTCAGCTTCTTTCAATGCTTCATCAGGGCCAATATCAGCCAAGACCAAGTTTTCGAGGAAACAAATATTCCAGAAGCTACAG ATATGCCCTACAAGATATGGATAAATTTAGCTTGAAAGATAGTGGCCGTGGTGATAGTGAAGCAGGAGACAGTGATTATGATTTAGGTAGAGATTCTCCAATTGACAGACTTCTTGGGGAAGGATTCAGTGACCTTTTCCTTACAGATGGGAGAATTCCTGCAG CAATGAGGCTATGCACAGAGGAATGTAGAGTTCTGGGACACTCTGACCAATGCTGGATGCCACCTCTGCCCTCTCCATCTTCTGATTACAGAAGTAACATGTTTATTCCGGGGGAGGAATTtcagccacagcagcagcagcagcaacagcaggcaTTTGAAGAAGATTCACAGCCTGTTGAGTccaatgaaaagaaaaagagcTTTTCAACATTTGGTAAAGACTGTCAAAATGAGGAAGAGTCAGAGGACATCTGTACTTCATCTCTCCTCTCTGAAATGAGCAGCGTTTTTCAGCGCCTGTTGCCTCCTTCACTGGACACCTATACAGAATGCAATGAAATGAATCGCTCAAACTCACTGGAGCGCAGGAAGGGACATTTACCAGCCAAGACTGTAAGCTACCCACAAGGAGTGGCAGCATGGGCAGCCAGTACACATTTCCAAAACCCTGCAAACAACACTGGGGTCATGCTAGGGACTCACTCGAGTGCACAACCTTCCTCTAAATGGCTGCCAGCCATGGAAGAAATCCCAGAAAACTATGAAGAAGATGACTTTGACAATGTGCTTAACCACCTCAGTGATGGTAAACATGAACTAATGGATGCCAGTGAGCTGGTAGCAGAAATTAACAAGCTGCTGCAAGATGTCCGGCAGAATTAG
- the PCDH18 gene encoding protocadherin-18 isoform X2 produces the protein MNCKNLQMHQISSKMHFMFLFVLMIISFSKDVLGKNLKYRIYEEQRVGSVIARLSEDVADVLFKIPNPSSVRFRAMQRGNSPLLVVREDNGEISIGAKIDREQLCQKNLNCSIEFDVITLPTEHLQLFHVEVEVLDINDNSPQFSRSLIPIEISESAAVGTRIPLDSAFDPDVGENSLHTYSLSENDFFNIEVRTRTDGAKYAELIVVRELDRELKSSYELQLTASDMGVPQRSGSSILKISISDSNDNSPVFEQQSYIIQLLENSPVGTLLIDLNATDPDEGANGKVMYSFSSHVSSKIIETFKIDSEKGHLTLLTQVDYEITKSYEIDAQAQDLGPNSIPAHCKIIIKIVDVNDNKPEINLNLMSPGNEEIAHISEGSPVDTFVAIVRVQDKDSGVNGEIVCKLHGHGHFKLQKTYENNYLILTNATLDREKRSEYSLTVIAEDKGTPSLSTVKHFSVQINDENDNPPRFQTNRYEVVILENNSPGAYITSVTATDPDLGDNGQVTYTILESFILGSSITTYVTIDPSNGAIYALRTFDHEEVNQIAFVVQARDGGSQQLVSNTTVVLTIIDENDNAPVIVGPALRNNTAEISIPKNAESGFHVTRIKAIDRDSGMNSELSCSIIADNEENIFVMDPRSCDIYMNVSIESVLSKEWEFFVIVQDKGSPPLSTKALLKCTVLEYVYPIPSTEATFISQPSLDVSMITIISLGSICAVLLVIMVIFATRCNREKKDTRSYNCRVAESTYQHHPKRPSRQIHKGDITLVPTVNGTLPIRSHHRASPSSSPTLERGQMSSRQSHHSHQSLNSLVTISSNHVPENFSLELTHATPAVEVSQLLSMLHQGQYQPRPSFRGNKYSRSYRYALQDMDKFSLKDSGRGDSEAGDSDYDLGRDSPIDRLLGEGFSDLFLTDGRIPAAMRLCTEECRVLGHSDQCWMPPLPSPSSDYRSNMFIPGEEFQPQQQQQQQQAFEEDSQPVESNEKKKSFSTFGKDCQNEEESEDICTSSLLSEMSSVFQRLLPPSLDTYTECNEMNRSNSLERRKGHLPAKTVSYPQGVAAWAASTHFQNPANNTGVMLGTHSSAQPSSKWLPAMEEIPENYEEDDFDNVLNHLSDGKHELMDASELVAEINKLLQDVRQN, from the exons ATGAATTGCAAAAACTTACAAATGCACCAAATCAGTAGCAAAATGCACTTTATGTTCCTTTTTGTACTGATGATAATATCTTTCAGTAAAGATGTGCTAGGCAAGAATTTGAAATACAGGATTTATGAAGAGCAGAGAGTTGGATCAGTAATTGCAAGACTATCAGAGGATGTAgctgatgttttatttaaaattcctAACCCTTCTTCAGTTCGTTTTCGAGCCATGCAAAGAGGGAATTCTCCCTTACTTGTAGTCCGAGAGGATAATGGAGAAATCAGCATAGGAGCTAAAATTGACCGGGAACAACTCTGCCAGAAAAACTTAAACTGCTCTATAGAGTTTGATGTGATTACTTTGCCTACTGAACATCTGCAGCTTTTCCATGTTGAAGTTGAAGTGCTGGATATTAATGACAACTCTCCCCAGTTTTCCAGATCTCTCATCCCTATTGAAATATCAGAGAGTGCAGCTGTAGGAACCCGGATCCCTTTGGACAGTGCTTTTGATCCAGATGTTGGGGAAAATTCTCTGCACACTTATTCACTgtctgaaaatgatttttttaatattgaagTGCGAACAAGGACTGATGGTGCCAAATATGCAGAACTCATTGTGGTTAGAGAATTGGACCGGGAGTTGAAGTCAAGCTACGAACTTCAACTCACTGCTTCAGATATGGGGGTACCTCAGCGATCTGGATCGTCTATCCTAAAAATAAGTATTTCTGATTCTAATGATAACAGTCCTGTTTTTGAGCAACAATCATATATAATTCAGCTCTTAGAAAATTCACCAGTGGGTACTTTGCTCATAGACCTCAATGCTACTGATCCAGATGAGGGCGCTAATGGTAAAGTCATGTATTCTTTCAGTAGTCATGTGTCTTCCAAAATTATAGAGACTTTTAAAATAGACTCAGAGAAAGGCCATTTGACCCTCCTGACACAAGTGGACTATGAAATCACCAAATCCTATGAAATTGATGCCCAAGCTCAAGATTTGGGTCCAAATTCTATCCCAGCTCACTGCAAAATTATCATTAAAATTGTGGATGTCAACGACAACAAACCTGAAATTAATTTAAACCTGATGTCCCCTGGGAATGAGGAAATAGCTCACATTTCTGAAGGGTCACCTGTGGACACTTTTGTTGCCATAGTCAGGGTGCAAGACAAGGACTCTGGCGTGAATGGAGAGATAGTTTGCAAGCTTCATGGGCATGGCCACTTTAAACTTCAAAAGACTTATGAAAATAACTATTTAATTTTGACTAATGCTACTCTAGATAGAGAAAAGAGATCTGAATATAGTTTGACTGTAATAGCTGAAGACAAAGGGACACCAAGTCTCTCCACAGTGAAACATTTTAGTGTCCAAATCAATGATGAAAATGACAACCCACCCCGCTTCCAGACAAACAGATATGAAGTTGTTATCTTAGAAAATAACTCTCCAGGTGCATACATCACATCTGTCACAGCCACAGATCCAGATTTAGGGGACAATGGACAGGTCACATACACTATTTTGGAAAGCtttattttgggaagttctatAACCACCTATGTGACCATTGACCCATCCAATGGTGCAATCTATGCACTCAGAACTTTTGATCATGAAGAAGTAAATCAGATTGCCTTTGTGGTTCAAGCTAGAGATGGAGGGAGTCAGCAACTTGTTAGTAATACCACAGTTGTGCTAACTATCATTGATGAAAATGATAATGCTCCTGTCATTGTGGGACCAGCACTACGCAATAACACTGCAGAAATCTCAATCCCTAAAAATGCTGAGAGTGGCTTCCATGTGACTAGGATAAAGGCTATAGACAGAGACTCTGGTATGAACTCAGAACTAAGCTGTTCCATAATAGCTGACAATGAAGAAAACATATTTGTAATGGACCCAAGATCATGTGACATCTATATGAATGTTAGCATAGAATCTGTTTTATCTAAAGAATGGGAATTTTTTGTGATAGTTCAGGATAAAGGCAGCCCTCCACTCAGTACCAAAGCACTTCTGAAATGTACTGTTTTGGAATATGTTTATCCAATTCCAAGCACAGAAGCTACTTTTATTAGCCAGCCCTCTCTGGATGTTTCTATGATAACAATTATATCACTTGGATCAATATGTGCAGTGTTGTTGGTCATTATGGTTATCTTTGCTACAAGATGCAATCGAGAGAAAAAGGATACAAGATCCTACAACTGCCGTGTGGCAGAATCAACTTACCAGCACCACCCAAAAAGACCATCAAGACAGATTCACAAAGGTGACATTACACTTGTACCTACTGTTAATGGCACTTTACCCATCAGATCTCACCACAGAGCTTCTCCTTCATCATCTCCAACCTTAGAAAGAGGACAAATGAGCAGCCGACAAAGCCATCATAGTCACCAATCACTTAACAGTCTAGTGACAATCTCATCAAATCATGTGCCAGAGAATTTCTCACTGGAACTGACCCATGCTACTCCTGCTGTTGAG GTCTCTCAGCTTCTTTCAATGCTTCATCAGGGCCAATATCAGCCAAGACCAAGTTTTCGAGGAAACAAATATTCCAGAAGCTACAG ATATGCCCTACAAGATATGGATAAATTTAGCTTGAAAGATAGTGGCCGTGGTGATAGTGAAGCAGGAGACAGTGATTATGATTTAGGTAGAGATTCTCCAATTGACAGACTTCTTGGGGAAGGATTCAGTGACCTTTTCCTTACAGATGGGAGAATTCCTGCAG CAATGAGGCTATGCACAGAGGAATGTAGAGTTCTGGGACACTCTGACCAATGCTGGATGCCACCTCTGCCCTCTCCATCTTCTGATTACAGAAGTAACATGTTTATTCCGGGGGAGGAATTtcagccacagcagcagcagcagcaacagcaggcaTTTGAAGAAGATTCACAGCCTGTTGAGTccaatgaaaagaaaaagagcTTTTCAACATTTGGTAAAGACTGTCAAAATGAGGAAGAGTCAGAGGACATCTGTACTTCATCTCTCCTCTCTGAAATGAGCAGCGTTTTTCAGCGCCTGTTGCCTCCTTCACTGGACACCTATACAGAATGCAATGAAATGAATCGCTCAAACTCACTGGAGCGCAGGAAGGGACATTTACCAGCCAAGACTGTAAGCTACCCACAAGGAGTGGCAGCATGGGCAGCCAGTACACATTTCCAAAACCCTGCAAACAACACTGGGGTCATGCTAGGGACTCACTCGAGTGCACAACCTTCCTCTAAATGGCTGCCAGCCATGGAAGAAATCCCAGAAAACTATGAAGAAGATGACTTTGACAATGTGCTTAACCACCTCAGTGATGGTAAACATGAACTAATGGATGCCAGTGAGCTGGTAGCAGAAATTAACAAGCTGCTGCAAGATGTCCGGCAGAATTAG